In Thalassotalea fonticola, a single genomic region encodes these proteins:
- a CDS encoding alginate export family protein — MSPKKIAFCVSIALTGSCSPLAFADSLYNNSITQALVNGTTNADLNLRFETVEQDNALNDADALTLRTRVTYTTGRVNGFSSIVEFEDSRTVAGVDDYKNTLGKNPDYSVIADPETTELDQFLLQYKQKSLAIKAGRQVIAMDNHRFVGHVGWRQDRQTFDGVSFAYQPVDNLTLQYSYISQRNRIFAQEKDIKSKDHLVNAAYKTSIGTITAYGYLLEVDNNTDNGLDTLGLRVNGAANIGKQKLSYTFEYAQQDADSSTASYSADYISTEIGTDFSGFGIKLGYELLGSDDGLYGFSTPLATLHKFNGWSDQFLGTPAQGLEDLYASVGGKVAGGKWAVIYHKFAADEASNLVDDLGSEINAVYTKSFTKNYSAGIKLASYSAGDATAGKVDTDKVWLWLNAKF; from the coding sequence ATGTCACCTAAGAAAATCGCTTTTTGTGTATCTATTGCCTTAACAGGAAGTTGTTCACCTCTGGCTTTTGCCGACTCGCTTTATAACAATTCAATAACTCAAGCATTAGTGAATGGCACAACCAATGCCGATTTAAACCTGCGCTTTGAAACAGTAGAACAAGATAATGCACTTAATGATGCTGACGCTCTCACCTTACGTACCCGTGTAACTTATACAACCGGCAGGGTTAACGGTTTCTCTTCTATAGTTGAATTTGAAGACTCTCGTACGGTAGCTGGTGTTGATGATTACAAGAATACTTTAGGTAAAAATCCTGATTATTCAGTGATAGCAGATCCTGAAACAACAGAGCTTGATCAATTTTTGCTGCAATACAAACAAAAATCATTAGCGATTAAAGCTGGCCGACAAGTGATCGCCATGGATAATCATCGATTTGTTGGTCATGTTGGTTGGCGCCAAGACAGGCAAACATTTGATGGTGTAAGTTTCGCCTACCAACCTGTTGATAATTTGACTTTACAGTATAGTTATATTTCGCAACGAAATAGAATTTTTGCTCAAGAGAAAGACATCAAGTCAAAAGACCACCTAGTAAATGCCGCCTATAAAACCTCTATTGGTACAATTACCGCTTACGGATATTTATTGGAAGTCGATAATAACACTGACAATGGTCTTGATACATTAGGGCTTCGTGTTAACGGTGCTGCTAACATTGGTAAACAAAAATTATCTTACACTTTTGAATATGCACAACAAGATGCAGACAGTTCTACAGCCTCTTACTCTGCTGATTATATTTCAACTGAAATAGGCACAGATTTTTCTGGATTTGGCATTAAGTTGGGGTACGAGTTATTAGGCTCTGATGATGGCTTGTATGGCTTTTCAACGCCATTAGCAACACTGCATAAATTTAATGGTTGGTCGGATCAATTCTTAGGTACGCCAGCACAAGGCTTAGAGGATTTATATGCCAGTGTCGGCGGTAAAGTTGCCGGCGGAAAATGGGCGGTTATTTATCACAAATTTGCTGCCGATGAAGCCTCAAATCTTGTTGATGATCTAGGTTCAGAAATAAATGCGGTATATACAAAAAGTTTTACTAAAAATTACTCTGCAGGTATTAAATTGGCATCATATTCTGCCGGTGATGCTACGGCAGGTAAAGTAGACACTGATAAGGTATGGTTATGGTTAAACGCTAAATTTTAA
- the msrA gene encoding peptide-methionine (S)-S-oxide reductase MsrA, giving the protein MNETKSLQQAIVAGGCFWCIEAPMQRLNGVKSALSGYMGGKIKDPSYQQICSGTTGHAEVVVITFDETIISYQQILQVFFALHDPTMLNQQGNDRGTQYRSAIFYKNEQQLNTAQLEIKKLNESGEYDSAIVTTLEPEQDFFIADEGHQNFYNKNPYQPYCQIMIAPKLAKLEYLFRDKMK; this is encoded by the coding sequence ATGAATGAGACAAAAAGCTTACAGCAGGCCATTGTTGCTGGTGGTTGTTTTTGGTGTATTGAAGCGCCGATGCAACGATTAAATGGCGTTAAGTCAGCCCTATCAGGATATATGGGCGGTAAAATCAAGGATCCAAGCTACCAACAAATCTGTTCTGGCACTACCGGTCACGCAGAGGTTGTCGTTATTACTTTTGATGAAACCATTATTAGTTACCAGCAAATACTGCAGGTATTTTTTGCCCTGCATGATCCCACCATGCTGAATCAGCAAGGAAATGATCGAGGCACTCAATATCGTTCAGCAATTTTTTATAAAAATGAACAACAGCTAAACACTGCTCAACTAGAAATTAAAAAGTTAAACGAGTCCGGCGAATACGACTCGGCTATAGTAACCACGTTGGAGCCAGAACAAGACTTTTTTATTGCCGATGAAGGCCATCAGAACTTTTACAATAAAAACCCATATCAGCCATATTGCCAAATTATGATCGCCCCTAAACTGGCAAAGCTAGAATACTTATTCAGAGACAAAATGAAATAA
- a CDS encoding DUF3820 family protein, whose amino-acid sequence MDQKALLIAINQIMPFGKYAGRKLLLLPEPYLVWFHSKGFPQGKLGEQLALIYEVKLNGLESMLMPLLTD is encoded by the coding sequence ATGGATCAAAAAGCCTTACTTATTGCTATCAATCAAATTATGCCTTTCGGCAAATATGCTGGTAGAAAACTATTATTATTACCCGAGCCTTATTTAGTTTGGTTTCATTCAAAAGGTTTTCCACAGGGAAAACTGGGAGAGCAATTGGCATTAATCTATGAAGTTAAGCTTAACGGTTTAGAGTCGATGCTTATGCCGCTACTAACAGATTGA
- the rmf gene encoding ribosome modulation factor codes for MKRQKRDRLGRAHNNGYQAGLSGKNKENCPYQNVDAKSEWLGGWREAMTDRNTGFFK; via the coding sequence ATGAAAAGACAAAAACGCGATCGATTAGGAAGAGCGCATAATAATGGGTATCAGGCCGGTTTAAGCGGTAAAAATAAAGAAAATTGTCCATATCAAAATGTTGATGCAAAGTCAGAATGGCTTGGTGGTTGGCGAGAGGCAATGACCGACAGAAACACCGGATTTTTTAAATAA
- a CDS encoding HesA/MoeB/ThiF family protein has protein sequence MLTDQEQLRYSRQLLLKGFDVEQQRALKNACILIVGAGGLGNPAALYLAGAGVGKIIISDGDNIDVTNLQRQIIYQQDNVGHNKAEVTCEHLTGLNQEIDIEAIDEMIDAESLDYYLPEVDLVLDCTDNLSTRYLINAKCIEHKTPLLSAAAIRFEGQLMFINPNDSDFCCYECFYPKTKGEPSLNCSTAGVLGPILGIIGSMQALQAVKFLIGKNVPSNQVMLFDGLALQWQAFNITKNSSCSCEH, from the coding sequence ATGCTAACAGATCAAGAACAACTGAGATATTCACGCCAGCTATTACTGAAAGGCTTCGATGTTGAACAACAACGGGCTTTAAAAAATGCCTGTATTCTAATTGTTGGTGCTGGCGGTTTAGGCAACCCCGCCGCATTATACTTGGCAGGGGCTGGGGTTGGTAAAATAATAATTAGTGATGGTGATAACATTGACGTAACTAATTTACAGCGCCAGATAATTTACCAACAAGACAATGTTGGTCACAATAAAGCAGAAGTAACTTGCGAACATTTAACCGGCCTAAACCAAGAAATTGATATTGAAGCGATTGATGAAATGATTGATGCTGAAAGCCTCGATTATTATTTACCTGAAGTCGATTTAGTATTAGATTGTACTGATAATCTAAGCACTCGTTATTTAATCAATGCAAAATGCATTGAGCATAAAACCCCTTTATTAAGCGCTGCCGCAATTCGTTTTGAAGGCCAATTAATGTTTATCAACCCAAATGATAGTGATTTTTGTTGTTATGAATGCTTTTACCCCAAAACAAAAGGCGAGCCTAGCTTGAATTGCTCTACTGCTGGAGTATTGGGGCCTATTTTAGGTATCATTGGTAGTATGCAAGCGTTGCAAGCGGTTAAGTTTTTGATCGGTAAAAATGTGCCAAGTAATCAAGTGATGTTATTTGATGGCTTAGCTCTGCAATGGCAAGCGTTTAATATTACAAAAAACTCAAGCTGTAGTTGTGAGCATTAA